The Alosa sapidissima isolate fAloSap1 chromosome 5, fAloSap1.pri, whole genome shotgun sequence genome has a window encoding:
- the LOC121709775 gene encoding trace amine-associated receptor 13c-like: MEDPWRANRCYPALNSSCTKFARPKALHIIMYIFLSSISVSTVLLNLLVIISIFHFKQLHTPTNLLILSLAVADLFIGLTVMPVEGSQLIETCWYFGDTLCNIFPFIYSVALSGSLCSLVLISIDRFIAVSDPLRYSLKVTHNKVVIIVVLGWCICLLYMFFLLYDHLTEMEPHRTCHGECLFTTISFSWIVGDVFVSFIVPCSMVIILNMKIFCTAKYHTKVINSVTERERAGNKDTMRSKKSSRKAEKTIGVLVTVYLLCYMPYNLSIFAYGPDSLSYLFKCLVWIVYLNSCMNPIIYALFYPWFKVSTKYIITLAILHPGSSYFNVNSDVK, from the coding sequence ATGGAAGACCCCTGGAGAGCTAATCGCTGCTATCCAGCCCTGAACTCTTCATGTACAAAGTTTGCCAGGCCAAAGGCACTACACATCATCATGTACATATTTTTGTCATCAATATCTGTATCCACTGTTCTTCTAAATTTGCTGGTGATCATCTCGATTTTTCACTTCAAGCAGCTTCACACTCCAACCAACCTGCTCatcctctctcttgctgtggCAGATTTATTTATCGGACTGACTGTCATGCCTGTGGAAGGGTCAcaattaattgaaacatgctggtATTTTGGGGACACGCTGTGTAACATATTCCCTTTCATTTATTCTGTGGCTCTTTCAGGATCTCTCTGCAGCCTTGTCTTAATTTCCATTGATCGTTTCATTGCAGTCAGTGATCCTTTAAGGTACTCATTGAAGGTCACACACAACAAAGTAGTTATAATTGTTGTTCTAGGCTGGTGTATTTGTCTACTTTATATGTTCTTCTTGCTTTATGACCACCTTACTGAAATGGAGCCTCACAGGACATGTCACGGAGAGTGTCTGTTCACAACAATCAGTTTCTCATGgattgttggtgatgtttttgtgtCATTCATTGTGCCTTGTTCCATGGTTATAATTTTAAACATGAAAATATTCTGTACAGCTAAGTATCATACAAAGGTGATTAACTCTgttacagaaagagaaagggctGGTAACAAGGACACAATGAGAAGTAAGAAATCCAGCCGTAAAGCTGAAAAAACAATAGGGGTACTCGTTACAGTTTATTTGCTCTGCTATATGCCATATAATTTAAGCATTTTTGCATACGGCCCTGACTCATTATCTTATCTATTTAAATGTCTTGTATGGATTGTGTATCTCAACTCCTGCATGAACCCAATAATATATGCTTTATTTTACCCATGGTTTAAAGTCTCAACCAAGTATATCATCACCCTTGCAATACTTCATCCAGGTTCCTCTTACTTCAATGTAAATTCTGATGTGAAATAG